A stretch of the Candidatus Finniella inopinata genome encodes the following:
- the ftsW gene encoding putative lipid II flippase FtsW, which produces MSPTTFSRRNNSVLGSWWWTVDRWTLGALLVMIGLGVLLSFAASPPVAERLNLGTFFFVKRHIIMVIPAILAMIGISLLTPKQIRRLAVFVYLLGIMLLILTLLSGAEIKGARRWLMVGGISLQASEFIKPAFTVLVAWMLAEKYRDPQFPGVLMSILLLGLVISLLLLQPDLGMTLIILTTWISQLFIAGIPLLWMGLLGGAGVVGLGGAYFFLPHVTRRIDQFLDPNSGDPRHDLYQVHKSLEAFQNGGFFGKGPGEGIIKKNVPDAHADFVFAVAGEEFGLILCLILVCLFAFIAVRSLSRVMQDSSLFILMATAGIAIQFGLQAFVNMASALHLIPTKGMTMPFISYGGSSLLALGISMGILLALTRRRHGSMEIL; this is translated from the coding sequence ATGAGCCCCACAACTTTTTCCAGACGTAACAACAGTGTTTTGGGCAGCTGGTGGTGGACGGTGGATCGTTGGACCCTGGGCGCTCTTTTGGTGATGATCGGTTTGGGCGTATTGCTTAGCTTTGCAGCAAGCCCCCCAGTGGCTGAACGCTTAAACCTGGGTACCTTTTTCTTCGTGAAGCGCCATATTATCATGGTTATTCCGGCCATTTTGGCGATGATTGGTATTTCTTTGCTCACGCCAAAACAAATCCGCCGTTTGGCAGTTTTTGTTTATTTGTTAGGGATCATGTTGTTAATTTTAACCCTTTTAAGCGGTGCCGAAATCAAAGGGGCCCGCCGGTGGTTAATGGTCGGTGGCATTTCCCTTCAAGCCTCTGAATTTATCAAACCCGCCTTCACTGTCCTTGTGGCTTGGATGTTGGCAGAAAAATACCGCGACCCTCAATTCCCAGGGGTTCTGATGTCTATACTGTTATTAGGACTAGTGATTTCACTTTTGCTTTTGCAACCAGACTTAGGAATGACCCTTATTATTTTGACCACGTGGATCAGCCAATTGTTTATTGCTGGCATCCCGTTGTTATGGATGGGGCTATTGGGGGGCGCTGGTGTTGTCGGGCTTGGGGGGGCTTATTTTTTCTTGCCCCACGTGACGCGCAGAATTGACCAATTCCTTGACCCTAATTCAGGCGACCCCCGGCATGACCTTTATCAAGTTCACAAATCCCTTGAGGCTTTTCAAAATGGGGGCTTTTTTGGTAAAGGGCCAGGGGAGGGGATCATCAAGAAAAACGTTCCCGATGCCCATGCTGACTTTGTCTTTGCCGTAGCTGGTGAAGAATTTGGCCTTATCTTGTGTTTAATACTGGTCTGCCTGTTTGCATTTATCGCTGTTCGATCTTTGTCACGGGTGATGCAAGACTCAAGCCTTTTCATTCTTATGGCGACAGCAGGGATTGCCATTCAATTTGGTCTTCAGGCATTTGTTAACATGGCTTCTGCCTTGCATTTAATTCCAACCAAAGGGATGACGATGCCTTTTATCAGTTATGGCGGTTCGTCTTTATTGGCACTGGGCATTAGTATGGGTATATTATTGGCTTTAACACGACGGCGTCATGGGTCGATGGAGATTTTATGA